In Drosophila yakuba strain Tai18E2 chromosome X, Prin_Dyak_Tai18E2_2.1, whole genome shotgun sequence, a single genomic region encodes these proteins:
- the LOC6525542 gene encoding uncharacterized protein LOC6525542: MTGVSEQLQQQQQQQQQQHMQVRCRNLRRNVEIGAKKIWLPLIIFLSLQVALVCADDVEVVKAIAGGPDDDLTIALGDHENELDQMAQESEQEQQAQAQQQQQQQQQQQQQQQQQQQQHQQLPQIQMQLPQSVPKVQVHYQHNMPQPPPNVALTMRNNHQNIPLSFGQPFGPPPPPGAQFYKGPPPPQLQQRPQPPPQLQLQVQPQQQQQQHTQQQQQQGQQQQVQVPDLSVGGSSNNEIWAAPVQDMPKIVSLDVKCEKNGMKVFVQFDKPFNGIVFSKGHYSNMNCVHLPSGLGRSSATFDIGLHECGTAGNTDNYGQGYGHEAGSTGAGTYFENIIVIQYDPQVQEVWDQARKLRCTWHDQYEKSVTFRPFPVDMLDVVRADFAGDNVGCWMQIQVGKGPWASEVSGLVKIGQTMTMVLAIKDDDSKFDMLVRNCVAHDGKRAPIQLVDQRGCVTRPKLMSRFTKIKNFGASASVLSYAHFQAFKFPDSMEVHFQCTIQICRYHCPEQCSAETNLQDVHHLQVGPESQYGPPPQLHVDAYHVASAIGKRRDERRVQRRARAVAEPQVGLNRIIKVVSSGDLTFAIDEQAGGNGNGSSTNGANSGVDRSPQTMVFPLREEGLICMTTPGFAITLIVLLGILVTSCLTSAVLYVRLRPFSSFAGSAKERAVAFTNPQLAPLPVIQLPSPADLQGTLSKKRAMS; this comes from the exons GTCGCACTCGTATGCGCGGACGATGTGGAGGTGGTGAAGGCGATTGCCGGCGGACCCGACGACGATCTGACCATCGCTCTTGGGGATCACGAGAACGAGCTGGACCAGATGGCCCAGGAAtcggagcaggagcagcaggctcaggcgcaacagcaacagcagcagcaacagcaacaacagcagcagcagcagcaacagcagcagcagcatcagcagttGCCGCAGATCCAGATGCAGTTGCCGCAATCGGTGCCCAAGGTGCAGGTGCACTACCAGCACAACATGCCACAGCCGCCACCAAATGTGGCACTCACCATGCGCA ACAATCATCAGAACATCCCGCTGAGCTTTGGCCAGCCGTTTGGacctccaccgccaccgggTGCCCAGTTCTACAAGGGACCACCGCCGCCGCAGTTGCAGCAGCGACCGCAGCCACCgccgcagttgcagttgcaggtgcaaccgcagcagcaacagcagcaacatacgcagcagcagcagcagcaggggcagcagcagcaggtgcaggTGCCCGACTTGAGTGTGGGCGGTTCGAGCAACAATGAGATCTGGGCGGCACCTGTGCAGGATATGCCCAAGATTGTGTCGCTGGACGTCAAGTGCGAGAAGAACGGCATGAAGGTGTTCGTGCAGTTCGACAAGCCCTTCAATGGCATCGTCTTCTCCAAGGGTCACTACAGCAACATGAACTGCGTCCACTTGCCATCGGGATTGGGACGCAGCTCGGCGACCTTTGACATTGGACTGCACGAGTGCGGCACCGCCGGCAATACGGACAACTATGGCCAGGGCTATGGCCATGAGGCGGGCAGCACGGGTGCTGGAACGTATTTCGAGAACATCATCGTCATCCAGTATGATCCGCAGGTGCAGGAGGTGTGGGATCAGGCAAGGAAACTGCGTTGCACGTGGCATGATCAGTACGAGAAGAGCGTCACCTTCCGTCCGTTCCCCGTCGATATGCTGGATGTGGTGAGGGCCGATTTTGCTGGCGATAACGTTGGCTGCTGGATGCAAATCCAGGTGGGCAAGGGTCCGTGGGCATCGGAGGTCTCTGGCCTGGTCAAGATCGGCCAGACGATGACCATGGTGCTGGCCATCAAGGATGATGACTCCAAGTTCGATATGCTGGTGAGGAATTGTGTGGCGCACGACGGCAAGCGGGCGCCCATCCAATTGGTAGACCAGCGTGGCTGTGTCACCCGACCCAAGCTCATGTCGCGCTTCACCAAGATCAAGAACTTTGGCGCCTCTGCGTCCGTGCTGTCCTATGCCCACTTCCAGGCCTTCAAGTTCCCGGACTCAATGGAGGTGCATTTCCAGTGCACCATCCAGATCTGTCGCTACCATTGTCCCGAGCAATGTTCGGCGGAAACGAACCTGCAGGATGTCCACCATCTGCAGGTGGGTCCCGAATCGCAGTACGGACCACCGCCGCAACTCCATGTGGATGCCTACCATGTGGCCAGCGCGATTGGCAAGCGGCGGGATGAGCGCAGGGTGCAGCGACGTGCTCGAGCGGTGGCCGAACCGCAGGTGGGTCTAAATCGGATCATCAAGGTGGTCTCCTCCGGCGATCTGACCTTCGCCATCGATGAGCAGGCCggtggtaatggtaatggtagCTCAACGAATGGCGCCAACTCTGGCGTGGATCGCAGTCCACAGACCATGGTATTTCCATTGCGCGAGGAGGGCTTGATCTGCATGACCACGCCGGGCTTTGCCATCACGCTCATCGTGCTTCTGGGCATCCTGGTGACGTCCTGCCTCACGTCCGCTGTCCTCTACGTTCGACTGCGTCCGTTCTCCTCGTTCGCCGGCAGCGCCAAGGAGCGCGCGGTGGCCTTCACGAATCCCCAGCTGGCACCGCTGCCCGTCATCCAGCTGCCCTCGCCGGCGGATCTGCAGGGAACGCTCTCCAAGAAGCGGGCGATGTCGTGA
- the LOC6525543 gene encoding uncharacterized protein LOC6525543, with product MWSPQKGPTRLWDLRFSSCIFILHLMFSLVIAGNELWPMERPDGMPNIVSLEVMCGKDHMDVHLTFSHPFEGIVSSKGQHSDPRCVYVPPSSGKTFFSFRISYSRCGTKPDLNGQFYENTVVVQYDKDLLEVWDEAKRLRCEWFNDYEKTASKPPMVIADLDVIQLDFRGDNVDCWMEIQHGKGPWAPPVSGIVPLGSTLTLVVAINDYRGEFDMRVKSCVASDGSGHVINLSDEFGCVLRPKMISRFLKARAPDERATVITYAFFHAFKFPDALSVHIKCKVEICRHGCLDHCQNTGVAGGGGGGGSGENLGLGLGLGLTNANERKDVHISDAMGSSSNDLLRDLALPPGGQHGMGMGMGPDHDIFYEDIIHDHKQTLGGGGGLPAGGDYGHEKSVNLQPRPVHEEQEEADLSDLFGDEDLADLDMEGGEGERYLGLKKSGKFPHGPRQLEAQKRMGVPMAGPRSLEPHGHEDEEVPRPVYRPQAEALKQPREDHIDLDKEEEEEEEEKVQKTQPEEKLTGEAAAAATAGNDSSKSRRRRSLVISDRKVRSADVGVSGLYDVISEADLAFSPDSKQEAVTVFQGKISEEVVYGICMPVPGFSILFIVVISATIVSALVAGSLLYRYQLQKEALEKQTPMPVTGTLASWMTLRLFRLRHMQQQQQQQQQQQQQVRQPSSGHETVQ from the exons ATGTGGAGCCCACAAAAAGGCCCTACACGACTGTGGGACCTTAGGTTTAGTAGCTGTATATTTATCTTACACTTAATG TTTAGTTTAGTCATAGCTGGTAATGAACTATGGCCCATGGAGCGGCCAGATGGGATGCCCAACATCGTTTCACTGGAGGTGATGTGCGGCAAGGATCACATGGATGTACATCTAACCTTTTCGCACCCATTCGAGGGCATTGTCAGCTCCAAAG GACAACACAGCGATCCGCGCTGCGTTTATGTGCCGCCCTCGTCGGGCAAAACATTCTTCTCCTTCCGCATCTCGTACTCCCGCTGCGGCACCAAGCCGGATCTCAACGGGCAGTTCTACGAGAATACG GTGGTGGTGCAGTACGATAAGGATCTGCTGGAAGTTTGGGACGAGGCCAAGCGATTGCGCTGCGAGTGGTTCAATGACTACGAGAAGACCGCCTCCAAGCCACCGATGGTAATTGCCGATCTCGATGTTATCCAGCTCGATTTTCGCG GTGACAATGTGGACTGCTGGATGGAGATACAGCATGGCAAGGGACCCTGGGCGCCGCCAGTTAGTGGCATTGTGCCACTCGGCTCCACTCTGACCCTGGTGGTGGCCATTAACGATTATCGAG GCGAATTCGATATGCGTGTCAAGTCCTGTGTGGCGTCCGATGGATCCGGTCATGTGATCAACCTGTCCGATGAGTTTGGCTGCGTGCTGCGACCCAAGATGATCTCACGCTTCCTAAAGGCCCGTGCGCCCGACGAGAGGGCCACCGTGATTACCTATGCCTTCTTCCACGCCTTCAAGTTCCCGGATGCGCTGAGTGTGCACATCAAGTGCAAGGTGGAGATCTGCCGTCACGGCTGCCTCGATCATTGCCAGAATACGGGCGTGgccggtggtggtggtggtggtggatcCGGCGAGAATCTTGGATTGGGTCTCGGCCTGGGACTGACCAATGCCAATGAGCGCAAGGATGTGCACATTTCGGATGCCatgggcagcagcagcaacgatCTGCTCAGAGATCTGGCACTGCCGCCGGGCGGTCAACatggcatgggcatgggcatgggacCAGATCACGACATCTTCTACGAGGACATCATTCACGATCACAAGCAAACGCTGGGCGGAGGCGGTGGATTGCCAGCTGGCGGCGATTATGGTCACGAGAAGAGTGTCAATCTGCAGCCACGTCCCGTGCACGAGGAACAGGAGGAGGCGGATCTCTCCGATCTGTTTGGCGACGAAGATCTCGCCGACTTGGACATGGAAGGCGGCGAGGGTGAGCGTTACTTGGGGCTAAAGAAGAGCGGCAAGTTCCCACACGGTCCGCGGCAGCTGGAGGCCCAGAAACGCATGGGTGTACCGATGGCGGGACCCCGTTCCCTGGAGCCACATGGTCATGAGGATGAGGAGGTGCCACGACCCGTCTACAGGCCACAGGCAGAGGCGTTGAAGCAGCCACGCGAGGATCACATCGATTTggacaaggaggaggaggaggaggaggaagagaaGGTGCAAAAGACGCAGCCGGAGGAGAAGCTGACAGGagaagcagctgcagctgcaactgccgGCAATGATTCCTCCAAGAGCCGTCGCCGTCGTTCCTTGGTCATTTCCGATCGCAAGGTGCGCAGTGCCGACGTGGGCGTCAGCGGTCTGTACGATGTTATATCCGAGGCGGATTTGGCCTTCTCGCCGGACTCCAAACAGGAGGCGGTCACCGTGTTTCAGGGCAAGATCAGCGAGGAGGTCGTCTACGGCATATGCATGCCGGTGCCCGGCTTTAGCATTCTCTTCATCGTTGTCATCTCGGCAACGATCGTGTCCGCTCTGGTGGCCGGATCGCTGCTCTATCGCTACCAGCTGCAAAAGGAGGCGCTGGAGAAGCAGACGCCCATGCCGGTGACCGGAACACTCGCCTCCTGGATGACCCTGCGACTCTTCCGCCTGCGacacatgcaacagcagcaacagcaacagcagcagcagcagcaacaagtgaGGCAGCCGAGTTCCGGACATGAAACGGTCCAGTGA
- the LOC6525544 gene encoding farnesol dehydrogenase, with protein sequence MDRWLNRVAVVTGASSGIGAAVCKDLVAKGMVVVGLARREERLKELKASLPAEQGSRFHGRKCDVSQEQEVIDAFAWIDATLGGADVLVNNAGIVRVGVGITSESNAADLRAILDTNVLGVSWCTREAFKSLQKRNVNDGHILIVNSVAGHRVVTSPGLIMGMYSPSKFAVTAMTEVLRHEFLTSKTQTKITSISPGAVDTEIIDKKALELIPDLPLLRSEDVADAISYCIQTPPNVQIHELIIKPVGETI encoded by the exons ATGGATCGTTGGCTAAATCGCGTTGCTGTTGTTACGGGCGCCAGTTCTGGAATCGGAGCTGCCGTCTGCAAGGATTTGGTGGCCAAGGgcatggtggtggtgggtctGGCACGTCGCGAGGAGCGTCTGAAGGAGCTGAAGGCATCGCTGCCGGCGGAACAGGGCAGTCGCTTCCATGGACGCAAATGCGATGTcagccaggagcaggaggtgaTCGATGCCTTCGCCTGGATCGATGCCACACTGGGTGGCGCCGATGTGCTGGTGAACAATGCTGGCATTGTTCGTGTTGGAGTGGGCATCACCAGTGAGAGCAATGCCGCTGATTTGCGTGCCATTCTGGATACCAATGTGCTGGGTGTTTCCTGGTGCACCCGCGAGGCATTCAAGTCCCTGCAGAAGCGCAATGTGAACGATGGACACATACTGATCGTCAACAGTGTCGCCGGTCATCGGGTGGTCACCAGTCCTGGTTTAATCATGGGCATGTACTCGCCATCGAAGTTTGCCGTCACCGCGATGACGGAGGTGCTGCGTCATGAGTTCCTCACCAGCAAGACCCAGACCAAGATCACG AGCATCAGTCCCGGTGCCGTGGATACGGAGATCATCGACAAGAAGGCCCTGGAACTTATTCCCGATTTACCATTGCTTCGCTCCGAGGATGTGGCCGATGCCATCAGCTACTGCATCCAAACGCCGCCCAATGTCCAGATCCACGAGCTGATCATCAAGCCCGTTGGCGAAACCATCTAG